The Panicum virgatum strain AP13 chromosome 5K, P.virgatum_v5, whole genome shotgun sequence genome has a window encoding:
- the LOC120709017 gene encoding protein BLISTER-like isoform X2 — protein MASAQAPSSSSAPSRKEHLEAGKKRLEQFRKKKAAKKATAVATSAEPAKPPVTDIVENPPPIASTASSGDGLVSDIEPNQASTSSVPPASVGVNNVRPQQDAVSDGGSKFYGNLSFSDLVNGHHENWRSDAALKRDEHSPDKDVQSASKLSAYGNTDNLSLPSTNTLPSWGINSLSGQVRDTEQSSLYSSSSFFGKSESAYTQDYSANNDIFGRLRATSKDSSQVEQSMYGSSRDYGSTFNSLRTADTVDHDTNIGARNAEDSTPVNFEKQDPFLSSGYPTTYTRSRPSFLDSIGVQRTPPTTQASYGEPAKANQLSSNSNYQSSFLQQSNQQYTGSNVADISLASGSQEYSHEKYSSPTPPDFLLSKEERSVQHGNQTSQNFTTHGKDDDFAALEQLIEDLTKEKFSLQRTLQKSQELAENLATDNSALTDKFNQQAHVISQLTSDMERLQEEIQAQLLALESVRTEYANAQLECSAADERAKVLAAEVILLEDKALKLRSSELKLEKEVESLHSEISSYRRKVSSLEKERQHLQTTVEALQEEKKLLYSKLRNTPVNEKATTAREKPSADKIDASTTTEDLDTGEISSSETLTSTVDTSEDAGTSVLRSNNMSDFPSSEEVSSSIPDDQLRMIDNINSLMSELAVEREELLRALRIESSNCSKLKELNKDLTQKLETQTQRLELLTSQRMANENVLAKPVDTRSINDATMYADEGDEVVERVLGWIMKLFPGGPKRRTSKLL, from the exons ATGGCGTCGGCGcaggcgccctcctcctcctccgccccgtCGCGCAAGGAGCATCTCGAGGCCGGGAAGAAGCGG CTTGAGCAGTTCCGCAAGAAGAAAGCGGCAAAGAAGGCCACTGCCGTAGCAACTAGCGCAGAGCCGGCAAAACCGCCTGTTACTGATATAGTGGAGAACCCCCCTCCAATAGCCAGTACAGCTAGCTCGGGAGACGGGCTAGTGTCTGATATAGAGCCAAACCAAGCAAGCACGTCTTCTGTGCCACC TGCTTCAGTTGGGGTTAATAATGTTAGACCCCAGCAAGATGCTGTTAGTGATGGAGGAAGTAAGTTCTATGGGAACTTGAGCTTCTCTGACCTTGTTAATGGTCATCATGAGAATTGGAGAAGTGACGCTGCCCTTAAAAGGGACGAGCACAGTCCCGACAAGGATGTGCAATCAGCATCTAAATTAAGTGCCTATGGGAACACCGACAATTTGAGTTTACCTTCTACCAACACCTTGCCAAGTTGGGGAATAAATTCTTTATCAGGTCAAGTACGTGATACCGAGCAATCTAGTTTGTACTCATCCAGCAGCTTTTTTGGAAAATCTGAAAGCGCTTACACTCAGGATTACTCTGCAAACAATGACATCTTTGGTCGGTTGAGAG CTACATCCAAAGACTCTTCCCAAGTGGAGCAATCTATGTATGGAAGCAGTCGGGATTATGGCAGTACCTTCAATAGTTTGAGGACTGCCGATACTGTAGATCATGATACAAATATTGGAGCTCGGAATGCAGAAGATTCCACACCTGTTAATTTTGAAAAACAGGATCCTTTTCTGTCATCTGGTTATCCAACTACATACACCCGATCAAGGCCATCATTTCTTGATTCAATTGGAGTACAAAGAACCCCTCCAACAACTCAAGCCTCATATGGGGAGCCTGCAAAGGCTAATCAACTATCCAGCAATTCAAATTATCAGAGTTCGTTTTTGCAGCAATCAAATCAACAGTACACTGGAAGTAATGTTGCAGATATTTCTCTTGCATCAGGAAGTCAAGAATATAGTCATGAGAAATATAGCAGTCCCACACCTCCTGATTTCTTGCTttccaaagaagaaagaagtgTACAGCATGGTAATCAAACATCCCAAAACTTCACAACTCATGGGAAAGATGATGATTTTGCAGCACTAGAGCAG CTCATTGAAGATTTGACAAAAGAGAAGTTTTCCTTGCAACGCACTCTTCAGAAATCTCAAGAATTAGCAGAAAATTTGGCCACAGATAACTCTGCACTAACTGATAAGTTCAATCAACAG GCACACGTAATCAGCCAGTTGACATCTGACATGGAGAGATTGCAGGAAGAAATTCAAGCTCAACTG CTGGCTCTGGAGTCTGTCAGGACTGAATATGCTAATGCCCAGCTGGAATGCAGTGCTGCAGATGAAAGGGCAAAAGTACTTGCAGCAGAAGTCATTCTACTCGAAGATAAG GCTCTGAAACTGAGGTCCAGTGAGTTAAAACTTGAAAAGGAAGTTGAAAGTTTACATTCTGAGATTTCTTCATACAG GCGCAAAGTTTCTAGTCTAGAGAAGGAGCGCCAGCATCTTCAAACTACTGTTGAAGCTCTTCAAGAAG AAAAGAAGCTCTTGTACTCCAAACTGAGGAACACTCCTGTGAATGAGAAGGCAACAACTGCTAGAGAGAAACCTTCAGCCGATAAAATAGATGCATCAACCACGACAGAGGATTTAG ATACTGGGGAAATCAGTTCTTCGGAAACACTGACCAGCACCGTCGACACATCGGAAGATGCTGGAACATCTGTTTTGCGGTCCAACAATATGTCTGACTTTCCTTCCTCGGAAGAGGTCTCATCTAGCATTCCAGATGATCAGCTTAGAATGATTGACAACATCAATTCCTTGATGTCAGAG TTAGCGGTGGAGAGAGAAGAGCTGCTGCGGGCACTGAGAATTGAGTCATCCAACTGCTCCAAGCTTAAG GAGTTGAATAAGGACCTAACACAAAAGCTGGAGACTCAGACACAGAGGCTTGAGCTGTTGACTTCTCAAAGGATGGCTAATGAGAATGTCCTGGCAAAACCAGTCGATACACGCTCCATCAATGATGCAACAATGTATGCTGATGAAGGAGATGAG GTTGTCGAACGGGTGCTTGGCTGGATAATGAAACTCTTCCCGGGAGGGCCCAAGCGGCGTACCAGTAAACTTCTGTAA
- the LOC120709017 gene encoding protein BLISTER-like isoform X1, with translation MASAQAPSSSSAPSRKEHLEAGKKRLEQFRKKKAAKKATAVATSAEPAKPPVTDIVENPPPIASTASSGDGLVSDIEPNQASTSSVPPAAYESGPASSSRSAESLSNGPVSANASVGVNNVRPQQDAVSDGGSKFYGNLSFSDLVNGHHENWRSDAALKRDEHSPDKDVQSASKLSAYGNTDNLSLPSTNTLPSWGINSLSGQVRDTEQSSLYSSSSFFGKSESAYTQDYSANNDIFGRLRATSKDSSQVEQSMYGSSRDYGSTFNSLRTADTVDHDTNIGARNAEDSTPVNFEKQDPFLSSGYPTTYTRSRPSFLDSIGVQRTPPTTQASYGEPAKANQLSSNSNYQSSFLQQSNQQYTGSNVADISLASGSQEYSHEKYSSPTPPDFLLSKEERSVQHGNQTSQNFTTHGKDDDFAALEQLIEDLTKEKFSLQRTLQKSQELAENLATDNSALTDKFNQQAHVISQLTSDMERLQEEIQAQLLALESVRTEYANAQLECSAADERAKVLAAEVILLEDKALKLRSSELKLEKEVESLHSEISSYRRKVSSLEKERQHLQTTVEALQEEKKLLYSKLRNTPVNEKATTAREKPSADKIDASTTTEDLDTGEISSSETLTSTVDTSEDAGTSVLRSNNMSDFPSSEEVSSSIPDDQLRMIDNINSLMSELAVEREELLRALRIESSNCSKLKELNKDLTQKLETQTQRLELLTSQRMANENVLAKPVDTRSINDATMYADEGDEVVERVLGWIMKLFPGGPKRRTSKLL, from the exons ATGGCGTCGGCGcaggcgccctcctcctcctccgccccgtCGCGCAAGGAGCATCTCGAGGCCGGGAAGAAGCGG CTTGAGCAGTTCCGCAAGAAGAAAGCGGCAAAGAAGGCCACTGCCGTAGCAACTAGCGCAGAGCCGGCAAAACCGCCTGTTACTGATATAGTGGAGAACCCCCCTCCAATAGCCAGTACAGCTAGCTCGGGAGACGGGCTAGTGTCTGATATAGAGCCAAACCAAGCAAGCACGTCTTCTGTGCCACCTGCTGCATATGAGAGTGGCCCAGCAAGTTCTTCCAGAAGTGCAGAATCACTGTCAAATGGTCCTGTCAGTGCAAATGCTTCAGTTGGGGTTAATAATGTTAGACCCCAGCAAGATGCTGTTAGTGATGGAGGAAGTAAGTTCTATGGGAACTTGAGCTTCTCTGACCTTGTTAATGGTCATCATGAGAATTGGAGAAGTGACGCTGCCCTTAAAAGGGACGAGCACAGTCCCGACAAGGATGTGCAATCAGCATCTAAATTAAGTGCCTATGGGAACACCGACAATTTGAGTTTACCTTCTACCAACACCTTGCCAAGTTGGGGAATAAATTCTTTATCAGGTCAAGTACGTGATACCGAGCAATCTAGTTTGTACTCATCCAGCAGCTTTTTTGGAAAATCTGAAAGCGCTTACACTCAGGATTACTCTGCAAACAATGACATCTTTGGTCGGTTGAGAG CTACATCCAAAGACTCTTCCCAAGTGGAGCAATCTATGTATGGAAGCAGTCGGGATTATGGCAGTACCTTCAATAGTTTGAGGACTGCCGATACTGTAGATCATGATACAAATATTGGAGCTCGGAATGCAGAAGATTCCACACCTGTTAATTTTGAAAAACAGGATCCTTTTCTGTCATCTGGTTATCCAACTACATACACCCGATCAAGGCCATCATTTCTTGATTCAATTGGAGTACAAAGAACCCCTCCAACAACTCAAGCCTCATATGGGGAGCCTGCAAAGGCTAATCAACTATCCAGCAATTCAAATTATCAGAGTTCGTTTTTGCAGCAATCAAATCAACAGTACACTGGAAGTAATGTTGCAGATATTTCTCTTGCATCAGGAAGTCAAGAATATAGTCATGAGAAATATAGCAGTCCCACACCTCCTGATTTCTTGCTttccaaagaagaaagaagtgTACAGCATGGTAATCAAACATCCCAAAACTTCACAACTCATGGGAAAGATGATGATTTTGCAGCACTAGAGCAG CTCATTGAAGATTTGACAAAAGAGAAGTTTTCCTTGCAACGCACTCTTCAGAAATCTCAAGAATTAGCAGAAAATTTGGCCACAGATAACTCTGCACTAACTGATAAGTTCAATCAACAG GCACACGTAATCAGCCAGTTGACATCTGACATGGAGAGATTGCAGGAAGAAATTCAAGCTCAACTG CTGGCTCTGGAGTCTGTCAGGACTGAATATGCTAATGCCCAGCTGGAATGCAGTGCTGCAGATGAAAGGGCAAAAGTACTTGCAGCAGAAGTCATTCTACTCGAAGATAAG GCTCTGAAACTGAGGTCCAGTGAGTTAAAACTTGAAAAGGAAGTTGAAAGTTTACATTCTGAGATTTCTTCATACAG GCGCAAAGTTTCTAGTCTAGAGAAGGAGCGCCAGCATCTTCAAACTACTGTTGAAGCTCTTCAAGAAG AAAAGAAGCTCTTGTACTCCAAACTGAGGAACACTCCTGTGAATGAGAAGGCAACAACTGCTAGAGAGAAACCTTCAGCCGATAAAATAGATGCATCAACCACGACAGAGGATTTAG ATACTGGGGAAATCAGTTCTTCGGAAACACTGACCAGCACCGTCGACACATCGGAAGATGCTGGAACATCTGTTTTGCGGTCCAACAATATGTCTGACTTTCCTTCCTCGGAAGAGGTCTCATCTAGCATTCCAGATGATCAGCTTAGAATGATTGACAACATCAATTCCTTGATGTCAGAG TTAGCGGTGGAGAGAGAAGAGCTGCTGCGGGCACTGAGAATTGAGTCATCCAACTGCTCCAAGCTTAAG GAGTTGAATAAGGACCTAACACAAAAGCTGGAGACTCAGACACAGAGGCTTGAGCTGTTGACTTCTCAAAGGATGGCTAATGAGAATGTCCTGGCAAAACCAGTCGATACACGCTCCATCAATGATGCAACAATGTATGCTGATGAAGGAGATGAG GTTGTCGAACGGGTGCTTGGCTGGATAATGAAACTCTTCCCGGGAGGGCCCAAGCGGCGTACCAGTAAACTTCTGTAA